One Elaeis guineensis isolate ETL-2024a chromosome 10, EG11, whole genome shotgun sequence genomic window carries:
- the LOC105034373 gene encoding uncharacterized protein has product MKARSRDRRKYCRFHRDHGHDIEQCIQLKDKIKALIRCSYLEKYKREPLTQPPPNRRPQMTEEAMNNQLTIGVINMITIKLDRRETFDEESMKQPRLHDVITFSEKDARGIQTPHDDAVIVSAIIANYDVKKILIDHESSTDILFYSTFSRMKLLIDQLRKISTPLVGFTGDAITVEGEITLPLTTEIEPQQSTIFIIFTVV; this is encoded by the coding sequence ATGAAAGCGAGGAGCCGTGATCGAAGGAAGTATTGCCGATTTCACcgagaccacggccacgacatcgaacaatgcatccagctcaaggatAAAATAAAAGCCCTGATACGATGTAGCTACCTCGAAAAATATAAGAGGGAGCCGCTGACTCAACCTCCTCCCAATCGACGACCCCAAATGACTGAGGAAGCTATGAATAACCAACTGACCataggagtcatcaacatgatcaccATAAAGTtagatcggagagaaacttttgatgaggagtcaatgAAGCAACCAAGACTCCATGATGTAATAACCTTCTCGGAGAAAGATGCTCGGGGAattcaaactccccatgatgacgctgttatTGTTTCAGCAataatagcgaattatgatgtaaaaaagatacTTATTGATCATGAAAGCTCAACTGACATTCTGTTTTACTCAACCTTCTCCCGAATGAAATTGCTGATTGATCAACTCAGAAAAATCTCGACACCGTTAGTCGGCTTCACTGGAGATGCAAtcacagtggaaggagaaatcaccctcccCCTAACCACTGAGATTGAACCACAACAAAGCACCATCTTCATAATCTTTACGGTCGTCTGA